In Halorhabdus tiamatea SARL4B, a genomic segment contains:
- a CDS encoding carbohydrate ABC transporter permease translates to MSVTPQSDSETTESGGGIANYVRRVIHDEDVRERFYRALFYVAAAFFLITTLFPFYWLFVLALTPNSEILAGDWSLPVIGIDFPHPKGFNIGAFVEVFQQIPFHLYVFNSFVLATVTTIFVLIIASLAGYVFGRLEFPGRGALMLIVLAISYFPPAAFLIPLFDAFLGNAIVVPFLGIELFSIPRIVNTPWAMITPFSALFLPLSIFILTTFYGQIPDGLEDAARVEGTTRLGALVRVIMPLSAPGLATAAVLTFISVYNEYFFSSLMALENTPGNWSPLVGGILSYQTQYTTSFNLMAAASIVGVLPVVLLVIVAQERIVSGLTQGALKE, encoded by the coding sequence ATGTCAGTCACACCACAGAGCGATTCCGAGACGACTGAATCGGGCGGCGGGATCGCCAATTACGTCCGTCGGGTGATCCACGACGAGGACGTCCGCGAGCGGTTCTACCGGGCGCTGTTTTACGTCGCCGCAGCGTTCTTCCTCATCACGACGTTGTTCCCCTTCTACTGGCTGTTCGTCCTCGCGCTGACGCCGAACTCGGAGATCCTGGCCGGCGACTGGTCGCTGCCGGTGATCGGCATCGACTTCCCCCATCCGAAGGGATTCAATATCGGGGCGTTCGTCGAGGTGTTCCAGCAGATCCCGTTCCACCTCTACGTGTTCAACAGCTTCGTCCTCGCGACGGTGACGACGATCTTCGTCCTCATCATCGCGTCACTGGCCGGGTACGTCTTCGGTCGCCTGGAGTTCCCCGGTCGTGGGGCGTTGATGTTGATCGTGCTGGCCATCTCGTATTTCCCGCCAGCGGCGTTCCTCATCCCGCTGTTCGACGCGTTCCTCGGGAACGCTATCGTCGTCCCGTTCCTCGGGATCGAGCTGTTCTCGATCCCACGGATCGTCAACACGCCGTGGGCGATGATCACGCCGTTCAGCGCGCTGTTCTTGCCGCTGTCGATCTTCATCCTGACGACGTTCTACGGCCAGATTCCGGACGGCCTCGAGGACGCCGCCAGGGTCGAAGGGACGACGCGGCTGGGCGCGCTCGTCCGGGTCATCATGCCGCTTTCGGCCCCCGGGCTGGCGACGGCCGCCGTGTTGACGTTTATCAGCGTCTACAACGAGTACTTCTTCAGTTCGCTGATGGCACTGGAGAACACGCCGGGGAACTGGTCGCCGCTCGTCGGCGGGATCCTGAGCTACCAGACCCAGTACACCACGTCGTTCAACCTGATGGCGGCGGCGAGCATCGTCGGGGTCCTCCCCGTCGTCCTGCTCGTCATCGTCGCACAGGAACGCATCGTGAGCGGGCTGACACAGGGAGCACTCAAAGAATGA
- a CDS encoding sugar phosphate nucleotidyltransferase — MDAIVLAGGFATRLWPITRNRPKMFLPIGDTTVIDRIFRELEADDRIEDVYVSTNQEFASEFRKHLADSPFEKPTVSVEEARAEDEKFGVVGALGELVEREGVDDDTIVIAGDNLISFDLSSFIDAFEDNGGPTIAAYDVGDLESATQYGVIDVEDNRVVAFEEKPDDPPSTLVSIACYAFPAETVGLFDTYLSGENNPDEPGWFIEWLIDREPVYAFPFEGAWFDIGTPDGYLDAVSWYLDGGTLVAPGATVEESELGENVHVMDGATVTDSKLERSVVFPDATLERCRIVSSLVDEETELEDVSLSNAQIGAHTSLTQTPPDDWVWEQHRDSE, encoded by the coding sequence ATGGACGCTATTGTCCTGGCAGGCGGGTTCGCGACGCGACTGTGGCCGATCACTCGCAACCGGCCGAAGATGTTCCTGCCGATCGGGGACACCACAGTGATCGACCGCATCTTCCGTGAACTCGAAGCCGACGACCGGATCGAGGACGTCTACGTCTCGACCAACCAGGAGTTCGCCTCGGAGTTCCGCAAACACCTCGCGGACTCACCCTTCGAGAAACCGACCGTCTCCGTCGAGGAGGCCCGCGCGGAGGACGAGAAGTTCGGGGTCGTCGGCGCGCTGGGTGAACTCGTCGAGCGCGAGGGCGTCGACGACGATACGATCGTTATCGCCGGGGACAATCTGATCAGCTTCGATCTCTCGTCGTTCATCGACGCCTTCGAGGACAACGGCGGGCCGACCATCGCCGCCTACGACGTCGGCGACCTCGAGAGTGCGACCCAGTACGGCGTGATCGACGTCGAGGACAACCGCGTCGTCGCTTTCGAGGAGAAACCTGACGACCCACCGAGCACGCTCGTCTCGATCGCGTGTTATGCCTTCCCGGCCGAGACCGTCGGCCTCTTCGATACGTACCTCTCCGGGGAGAACAACCCCGACGAACCCGGCTGGTTCATCGAGTGGCTCATCGACCGCGAGCCGGTCTACGCCTTCCCCTTCGAGGGGGCCTGGTTCGACATCGGGACCCCGGACGGCTACCTCGACGCCGTCTCGTGGTACCTCGACGGCGGGACGCTCGTCGCCCCCGGCGCGACCGTCGAGGAGTCGGAGCTCGGCGAGAACGTCCACGTCATGGACGGCGCAACCGTAACTGATTCGAAACTCGAACGGTCGGTCGTGTTCCCGGACGCGACCCTCGAACGCTGTCGGATCGTCTCCTCGCTCGTCGACGAAGAGACCGAACTCGAAGACGTGAGCCTCTCGAACGCCCAGATCGGGGCCCACACCTCCCTCACACAGACGCCACCGGACGACTGGGTGTGGGAGCAACACCGCGACTCCGAGTAA
- a CDS encoding DUF7510 family protein — translation MTSKPAGGDAPDVRVTTTIETDRTVVVVEGTHDAAVVVNSASGERVYLPPETATGEADVGSKAHDDSPYAGIPTESPYEGITTDNPYEGIATESPYAGMATDSPYEGISTDSPYEGMATDSPYDGLSDDDNGTTRRSEAYGIVPTDDGFRLVHPEPATDVRFLR, via the coding sequence ATGACTTCGAAACCTGCAGGCGGGGACGCGCCCGACGTTCGCGTCACGACGACGATCGAGACCGATCGAACGGTCGTCGTCGTCGAGGGGACCCACGACGCGGCGGTCGTCGTCAACTCCGCCTCGGGCGAACGTGTCTATCTCCCGCCCGAGACGGCCACTGGCGAGGCCGATGTGGGGTCGAAAGCCCACGACGACAGTCCCTACGCGGGCATTCCGACTGAGAGTCCCTACGAGGGGATCACGACCGACAACCCGTACGAAGGCATCGCCACTGAGAGTCCCTACGCAGGGATGGCCACCGACAGTCCCTACGAGGGCATTTCTACCGACAGTCCCTACGAGGGGATGGCCACTGACAGCCCCTACGACGGACTTTCCGACGACGACAATGGCACAACTCGGCGTTCGGAGGCGTACGGTATCGTGCCGACCGACGACGGCTTTCGGCTCGTCCATCCAGAACCCGCGACCGACGTGCGGTTCCTGCGCTGA
- a CDS encoding carbohydrate ABC transporter permease has product MSGDETGFERETRRSGPLVAATRWLENLGETTFAYLLLIPLLLILSAIALYPLLRTFEFSLFTDWFGQSPPEFVGIDHYVNLFTGAADSQLAGEVTFLPDITVNGEFPFVHAAGIYRSALVVTLLFAFISVFFETIIGFGQALILDKEYRGRRWVRAAIIIPWAIPVVIQGIIFFLMFHPSAGFMTDWLAPYGIVAARNTLNDPTSAFLIITVGDIWKTTAFMALLILAGLQSIDRNLYDVAKVAGATRWQQFRYITFPLVLPALGIAVLFRMVGALRVYGLIDSVSTCTTVPSLSCMVVETFNTHRGLSSAIAFVTAAIIAIAVSGIIYQQYKEGSI; this is encoded by the coding sequence ATGAGCGGGGACGAGACAGGGTTCGAACGCGAAACCAGGCGCTCGGGGCCACTCGTGGCAGCCACGCGGTGGCTCGAGAACCTGGGCGAGACGACGTTCGCGTACCTGCTGTTGATACCCCTCCTGCTCATCTTGAGTGCGATCGCGCTGTACCCGCTCCTGCGGACGTTCGAGTTCTCGCTGTTCACCGACTGGTTCGGACAGTCGCCCCCCGAGTTCGTCGGGATCGACCACTACGTGAACCTGTTTACGGGCGCGGCCGACAGTCAACTCGCCGGCGAGGTGACGTTCCTGCCGGACATCACCGTCAACGGCGAGTTCCCGTTCGTCCACGCCGCCGGCATCTACCGGAGCGCGCTGGTCGTGACGCTTTTGTTCGCGTTCATCAGCGTCTTCTTCGAGACGATCATCGGGTTCGGCCAGGCGCTCATCCTCGATAAGGAGTACCGCGGGCGACGCTGGGTTCGCGCCGCGATCATCATCCCGTGGGCGATCCCGGTCGTCATCCAGGGGATCATCTTCTTCCTGATGTTCCACCCCAGCGCCGGCTTCATGACCGACTGGCTGGCCCCCTACGGGATCGTCGCGGCCCGGAACACGCTCAACGACCCGACGAGCGCGTTCCTCATCATTACCGTCGGTGACATCTGGAAGACGACGGCGTTCATGGCGCTGTTGATCCTCGCCGGCCTCCAGAGCATCGACCGGAACCTCTACGACGTCGCGAAGGTCGCCGGCGCGACCCGCTGGCAACAGTTCCGGTACATCACCTTCCCGCTCGTCTTGCCCGCACTCGGCATCGCCGTCCTCTTCCGAATGGTCGGTGCACTCCGGGTCTACGGGCTGATCGACTCCGTCTCGACGTGTACGACGGTCCCGTCGCTTTCGTGTATGGTCGTCGAGACGTTCAACACCCACCGCGGGTTGTCCTCGGCGATCGCGTTCGTGACGGCCGCGATCATCGCGATCGCCGTCTCAGGCATCATCTACCAGCAGTACAAGGAGGGGAGTATCTAA
- the bglX gene encoding beta-glucosidase BglX, producing the protein MELSDERLDQYVDDDRRAEIDERVESSLEEMTVEEKVGQLNQRSVHFITGTEDEGDELEGAIADGEVGSLLNVTDLETKRRLQERAVEESRLGIPLLIGYDVIHGYRTVFPTPLAQAASWNPELAERAERIAATEASADGHNWTFAPMVDVSRDPRWGRVMEGAGESPVLGSAFARARVRGFQGEDLSAPDTVLACAKHFAGYGAVEGGREYNTVNVSETALRERHLPPFAASVEEGVGSVMNAFNVHERIPASGNESLVDGILKGEWDFPGLVVSDWASFREQIQHGTASDRREAARKAIQAGSDIDMASEVVVDELADLVRDGDVSEDRLDDAVRRVLTVKGLLGLFEDPYRYFDEQRREEAMLTAQHRDAAREAARQSFVLLENEDDRLPLDPADDVAVIGALADSAEDALGAWSFEGRSEDVITIRDGLESFLDREVAYAPGYSLPSEVTDESMPGEVTDESLEAAVDAATDADVAVAVVGEPADITGEAASRSQIDLPGDQRRLLEALGETDTPVVAVLMNGRPLAIEWLAESVPAILDVWHPGVEGGPAVAETLFGEAVPGGHLPMSVPYNEGQIPVAHDRLPTGRPPGDGVRDYASKYLDVPNEPLYAFGHGESYTDFAYTDLTLSSNALSPGETLEATVTVENIGDIAGRDVVQLYVQDLVGSRSRPEKELVGFETVDLEPGETATVTVELGERDLAFWTADEEWAAEPGEFELMVGHAADDIVHTERFELRE; encoded by the coding sequence ATGGAACTCTCAGACGAACGGCTCGACCAGTACGTCGACGACGACCGCCGCGCGGAGATCGACGAACGTGTCGAATCGTCACTCGAAGAAATGACTGTCGAGGAGAAAGTCGGCCAGCTCAACCAGCGCTCAGTACACTTCATCACGGGGACCGAAGACGAGGGAGACGAACTCGAGGGCGCAATCGCCGACGGCGAGGTCGGGTCGTTGCTGAACGTCACCGACCTCGAGACGAAACGCCGGCTGCAGGAACGCGCCGTCGAGGAGAGTCGCCTCGGGATCCCACTCCTGATCGGCTACGACGTTATCCACGGGTATCGGACCGTCTTCCCGACGCCGCTGGCACAGGCCGCCTCCTGGAACCCCGAACTGGCGGAGCGAGCCGAGCGGATCGCCGCCACGGAAGCCAGCGCCGACGGACACAACTGGACGTTCGCGCCGATGGTCGACGTCTCGCGTGACCCACGGTGGGGCCGAGTCATGGAAGGGGCCGGTGAGAGCCCGGTACTCGGGAGTGCCTTCGCCAGGGCGCGCGTCCGGGGCTTCCAGGGCGAGGACCTGAGCGCGCCGGATACGGTTCTGGCGTGTGCGAAACACTTCGCCGGCTACGGCGCTGTCGAGGGCGGCCGGGAGTACAACACCGTCAACGTCTCGGAGACGGCCCTCCGCGAGCGCCACCTCCCGCCGTTCGCGGCCAGCGTCGAGGAAGGCGTCGGGTCGGTGATGAACGCCTTCAACGTCCACGAGCGGATCCCGGCGAGCGGCAACGAATCGCTCGTCGACGGAATCCTCAAAGGCGAGTGGGACTTCCCGGGGCTGGTGGTCTCGGACTGGGCGTCCTTCCGCGAGCAGATCCAGCACGGGACCGCGAGTGACCGCCGTGAGGCCGCGCGCAAGGCGATCCAGGCCGGCTCCGACATCGACATGGCGAGCGAGGTCGTCGTCGACGAACTCGCCGATCTCGTCCGCGACGGAGACGTAAGCGAGGACCGACTCGACGACGCCGTCCGTCGCGTTTTGACCGTCAAGGGGTTGCTCGGCCTCTTCGAGGATCCCTACCGATACTTCGACGAGCAACGTCGCGAGGAGGCGATGCTCACAGCGCAGCACCGTGACGCCGCCCGCGAGGCCGCCCGGCAGTCCTTCGTCCTGCTGGAAAACGAGGACGACCGGCTCCCGCTTGACCCGGCCGACGACGTCGCCGTGATCGGCGCGCTGGCCGACAGCGCCGAGGACGCCCTCGGAGCCTGGAGTTTCGAGGGGCGGTCCGAGGACGTCATCACGATCCGGGACGGACTCGAATCGTTCCTCGATCGCGAGGTCGCGTACGCGCCCGGATACAGCCTCCCCAGCGAAGTGACAGACGAATCGATGCCTGGCGAAGTGACGGACGAATCGCTCGAGGCGGCGGTCGACGCGGCGACCGACGCCGACGTGGCCGTCGCCGTCGTGGGTGAACCGGCCGACATCACGGGCGAAGCCGCGAGCCGGAGCCAGATCGACCTGCCGGGCGACCAGCGGCGACTGCTCGAGGCACTCGGAGAGACCGACACGCCCGTCGTGGCCGTGCTCATGAACGGCCGGCCGCTCGCGATCGAGTGGCTGGCCGAGTCGGTGCCGGCGATCCTCGACGTCTGGCATCCCGGCGTCGAGGGCGGCCCGGCCGTCGCCGAGACGCTGTTCGGCGAGGCCGTCCCGGGCGGCCATCTGCCGATGAGCGTCCCCTACAACGAGGGCCAGATCCCGGTCGCCCACGACCGGCTGCCGACGGGCCGGCCGCCGGGAGACGGCGTGAGAGACTACGCGTCGAAGTACCTCGACGTGCCCAACGAACCGCTGTACGCCTTCGGCCACGGCGAAAGCTACACCGACTTCGCCTACACCGATCTGACGCTCTCTTCGAACGCGCTCTCGCCCGGCGAGACGCTCGAGGCGACCGTCACGGTCGAGAACATCGGCGACATCGCCGGCCGCGACGTCGTCCAGCTGTACGTCCAGGATCTCGTGGGGAGCCGGTCGCGACCGGAGAAGGAACTGGTCGGCTTCGAAACCGTCGATCTGGAGCCGGGCGAAACGGCGACCGTGACCGTCGAACTCGGCGAACGCGACCTGGCGTTCTGGACCGCCGACGAGGAGTGGGCAGCCGAACCCGGCGAATTCGAGCTCATGGTGGGCCACGCCGCCGACGACATCGTCCACACCGAGCGGTTCGAACTCCGAGAGTAG
- a CDS encoding extracellular solute-binding protein, with amino-acid sequence MDGDKPSGRDSVDRNVSRRTFVKAAGGAGVAMGLAGCYGDGGDSDGTTVSIGMGTTSIDNVKDRMPELLHENGVDDDITIDWNEQEEASGAQRDQYLQLLQAEEGNPDLMMVDNGWANILINRGLLENVTETLSDDVVSTIEDEYFGPFSDTVRGQNGDLYGVPLFPDFATMMYNKEYAREAGYTDEDFETWSTEPMTWSEWADLVQEITEASDAEYGFTTQWDIYVGTSCCTWNEVMTSFGGAYFGGRENLFGPVGDRPITIDEPEVIEGLRMMYTFATDEEDEITHDDYPVGLADPDIIQYTENSALSPFLQGEAAFHRNWPYALIEAEGDDYEALPEGAGSIGSMPIPYAVERGEGNQPGTGGSNSAQGGWHVALNPYTDNTDAAVQVMEAMTEEDFMLGMMEAQGWLPPKPSMFESETATDPEQVGVVGNHMDTLRVVGQNAMPRPSTSVWSTQSTTIAEQVNRAVAGEKTPEAAAADLQSAIEDIEESA; translated from the coding sequence ATGGATGGGGACAAACCATCTGGCCGCGACAGTGTCGACCGGAACGTTTCCCGACGAACGTTCGTGAAAGCTGCCGGCGGAGCAGGCGTGGCGATGGGGCTCGCAGGCTGTTACGGTGACGGCGGCGACTCCGACGGCACCACCGTCTCCATCGGTATGGGGACGACGTCGATCGATAACGTCAAAGATCGGATGCCGGAACTCCTCCACGAGAACGGCGTCGACGACGACATCACGATCGACTGGAACGAGCAGGAAGAGGCGAGTGGCGCACAGCGCGATCAGTACCTCCAACTCCTCCAGGCCGAAGAGGGCAATCCGGATCTGATGATGGTGGACAACGGCTGGGCGAATATCCTCATCAACCGGGGGCTCCTCGAAAACGTCACCGAGACGCTGAGTGACGACGTCGTGAGCACGATCGAAGACGAGTACTTCGGTCCGTTCTCGGACACCGTCCGGGGCCAAAACGGCGACCTCTACGGGGTGCCCCTCTTTCCGGACTTCGCGACGATGATGTACAACAAGGAGTACGCCCGGGAGGCCGGCTACACTGACGAGGACTTCGAGACGTGGTCGACCGAACCGATGACCTGGAGCGAGTGGGCCGACCTCGTTCAGGAAATCACCGAGGCCTCCGACGCCGAGTACGGCTTTACCACCCAGTGGGACATCTACGTCGGAACCTCCTGTTGTACCTGGAACGAGGTCATGACCTCCTTCGGCGGCGCGTACTTCGGCGGCCGGGAGAATCTCTTTGGTCCGGTCGGCGACCGACCGATCACCATCGACGAACCGGAGGTCATCGAGGGCCTGCGGATGATGTACACCTTCGCCACCGACGAAGAAGACGAGATAACTCACGACGACTACCCCGTGGGTCTGGCGGACCCGGACATCATCCAGTACACCGAGAACTCGGCGCTGTCGCCGTTCCTCCAGGGCGAGGCGGCCTTCCACCGCAACTGGCCGTACGCGCTCATCGAGGCCGAGGGCGACGACTACGAGGCCCTCCCAGAGGGCGCGGGGTCGATCGGGTCGATGCCGATTCCCTACGCCGTCGAGCGGGGCGAGGGCAACCAGCCCGGTACCGGCGGCTCGAACTCCGCACAGGGTGGCTGGCACGTCGCGCTCAACCCCTACACCGACAACACGGACGCCGCGGTGCAGGTCATGGAGGCGATGACCGAGGAGGACTTCATGCTCGGGATGATGGAGGCCCAGGGATGGCTGCCGCCGAAGCCGTCGATGTTCGAGTCCGAGACCGCGACCGACCCCGAACAGGTCGGCGTCGTGGGCAACCACATGGACACGCTGCGCGTGGTCGGCCAGAACGCGATGCCCCGCCCCTCGACGTCCGTGTGGTCGACGCAGTCGACGACGATCGCAGAGCAGGTCAACCGGGCGGTCGCCGGCGAGAAGACGCCCGAAGCCGCCGCCGCTGACCTCCAGAGCGCCATCGAAGACATCGAAGAGTCCGCCTAA
- a CDS encoding TrmB family transcriptional regulator, producing MNESELTSILEEAGFSPYQADAYVALLELGSATATDLAEESDVPDPRIYDVLRDLEKAGYVETYEQDSLRARVHDFEALQESLDDRATRFSRAVDEIERRWEKPRMEESVVNVVTRFETVLESAAEAIENAENQIQLTVNPDTFEVLRPALRAATDNGVAVNLAITTDGESESVPDPETVADVCTEARHRELSSPFVAIVDRKKAYFAPHEGSTNEYGLIVDDQTHAYVFYWFFLTTQWDNWEPVVAAEDDTQEYLEIRYCIRDIAPLIDDGKTVRLRVDGADTETGDRRVIEGTVKDVIVGPDHVNLETTPISSYGNRVAIVLETDDGTVDVGGWGALVEDVEAHRIVVESVE from the coding sequence ATGAACGAGTCGGAACTCACTTCGATCCTCGAGGAGGCGGGCTTCTCGCCGTACCAGGCCGACGCCTACGTCGCGTTGCTCGAACTCGGGTCGGCGACCGCGACCGACCTCGCGGAGGAGAGCGACGTCCCCGACCCCCGGATCTACGACGTGTTGCGCGACCTCGAGAAAGCGGGCTACGTCGAGACCTACGAGCAGGATTCCCTCCGGGCGCGTGTCCACGACTTCGAGGCGCTCCAGGAGAGTTTAGACGACCGTGCGACCCGCTTTTCGCGGGCCGTCGATGAGATCGAACGCCGCTGGGAGAAACCCCGGATGGAGGAGAGCGTCGTCAACGTCGTCACGCGCTTCGAGACGGTCCTGGAGAGTGCGGCCGAGGCGATCGAGAACGCCGAAAACCAGATCCAGCTCACCGTCAATCCCGACACCTTCGAGGTGCTGCGGCCGGCGCTGCGAGCGGCGACGGACAACGGCGTGGCCGTCAATCTCGCGATCACCACCGACGGCGAGTCTGAATCGGTCCCGGACCCCGAGACGGTCGCCGACGTCTGTACCGAGGCGCGTCACCGGGAACTCTCCTCGCCGTTCGTGGCGATCGTCGACCGGAAGAAGGCCTACTTCGCGCCCCACGAGGGTTCGACCAACGAGTACGGCCTCATCGTCGACGACCAGACTCACGCCTACGTCTTCTACTGGTTCTTCCTGACGACGCAGTGGGACAACTGGGAGCCGGTCGTCGCCGCCGAGGACGACACCCAGGAGTACTTAGAGATCCGGTACTGCATCCGCGACATCGCGCCGCTGATCGACGACGGCAAGACGGTTCGGCTTCGCGTCGACGGGGCCGACACCGAGACGGGCGATCGGCGCGTCATCGAGGGGACGGTCAAGGACGTCATCGTGGGTCCCGATCACGTCAACCTCGAGACGACGCCGATCAGTTCCTACGGTAATCGCGTCGCGATCGTCCTCGAAACCGACGATGGCACGGTCGACGTCGGCGGCTGGGGCGCACTCGTCGAGGACGTCGAGGCCCATCGGATCGTCGTCGAGTCCGTCGAGTGA
- a CDS encoding ABC transporter ATP-binding protein: protein MARVKLDGVTKQYGDEIAVEDMNLDIRDGEFVCLVGPSGCGKSTTLETIAGLEKPTEGTVHIGDRDVTRLPPKDRGIAMVFQNIALFPHMNVYKNISFGLRLRNFEQDEIDRRVEQAADIVQLEGLLERQPSELSGGQQQRVAIARAIVRDPEVFLMDEPLANLDAKLRVHMRTELQRLHNELDTTIIYVTHDQAEAMTMSDRIAVINDGHLQQIDPPLTCYNEPANLFVAGFIGSPSMNFVEGEMTQTGIQTEHFDVAVDDAAADLDVGDEVTMGVRPEDIYQVENAPGVSTTDVIEATVDVTEPMGDEIFVYLTLSEQTGELRTSDAVATASDQLLMSVDPDVDLDIGESVSVVMDRTKVHLFDTASGNAIVHDVTAPAESTSDPTGSTAD, encoded by the coding sequence ATGGCACGAGTCAAACTAGACGGCGTCACGAAACAGTACGGGGACGAAATCGCGGTCGAGGACATGAACCTCGACATCAGAGACGGCGAGTTCGTCTGTCTCGTCGGCCCCTCGGGGTGTGGGAAATCCACCACCCTCGAGACGATCGCCGGCCTCGAGAAGCCCACGGAGGGGACGGTCCACATCGGCGACCGCGACGTCACGCGCTTGCCCCCGAAGGACCGCGGGATCGCGATGGTCTTTCAGAACATCGCGCTGTTCCCGCACATGAACGTCTATAAGAACATCTCCTTCGGGCTCCGGCTCCGGAACTTCGAGCAAGACGAGATCGACCGCCGCGTCGAGCAGGCGGCCGACATCGTCCAGCTCGAGGGGCTCCTCGAACGCCAACCCAGTGAACTCTCGGGTGGCCAACAACAGCGTGTCGCGATCGCGCGTGCGATCGTCCGCGATCCCGAGGTGTTCCTGATGGACGAGCCACTGGCGAACTTGGACGCGAAACTCCGGGTCCACATGCGGACCGAGCTCCAGCGCCTGCACAACGAGCTGGATACGACGATCATCTACGTCACCCACGACCAGGCCGAGGCGATGACGATGTCCGATCGCATCGCCGTCATCAACGACGGGCATCTCCAGCAGATCGACCCTCCGCTGACTTGTTACAACGAGCCGGCGAACCTCTTCGTCGCCGGGTTCATCGGGTCGCCGTCGATGAACTTCGTCGAGGGCGAGATGACCCAGACAGGCATCCAGACCGAGCACTTCGACGTCGCCGTCGACGACGCGGCCGCCGACCTCGACGTCGGCGACGAGGTGACGATGGGTGTCCGTCCGGAGGACATCTACCAGGTCGAGAACGCACCGGGCGTCTCGACCACCGACGTGATCGAGGCGACGGTCGACGTGACCGAGCCGATGGGTGACGAGATCTTCGTCTACCTCACGCTCTCGGAGCAGACCGGCGAGTTGCGCACCAGCGACGCGGTCGCGACCGCCTCGGACCAGCTCCTGATGAGCGTCGACCCGGACGTCGATCTCGATATCGGCGAGTCCGTCTCCGTCGTGATGGACCGGACGAAAGTCCACCTCTTCGACACCGCCTCGGGGAATGCCATCGTTCACGACGTCACGGCCCCGGCGGAATCTACCTCGGACCCTACGGGGAGTACAGCGGACTGA
- a CDS encoding glycosyltransferase family 4 protein — translation MVPKVLMLGWGFPPNVSGGLDTAVGEMFEQFDAREDVEIELVLPAEYAPDRAGIYGVPTGEGSVADRINRLADEFVEYAADADIVHTHDWFGYGPGKAAQDAHDIEWVTTFHSLTSDRNRIPPERELQTEQRVVDRSDHLIAVSELTRREVQEHYGGDSRVIHNGFSSVETTGRDVKAELDIDGEMLFFVGRHTHQKGIEHLVYALDRLDAEDVTLVVGGTGHLTERLERFVELLGVEDMVEFVGYVPEAELGDYYASADAFVSPSLSEPFGITIVEALSVGTRVVACESGAAEVLPEGCIVEVEPDSRSIANGIRRALAAGPLPDYEERTWETVADEHVTFYREILAD, via the coding sequence ATGGTACCAAAGGTTCTGATGCTCGGCTGGGGGTTCCCGCCAAACGTGAGTGGCGGTCTCGATACCGCCGTCGGCGAGATGTTCGAACAGTTCGACGCCCGCGAGGACGTCGAGATCGAACTCGTGTTGCCGGCCGAGTACGCCCCGGATCGAGCGGGCATTTACGGCGTCCCGACGGGCGAAGGGAGCGTTGCCGATCGCATCAACCGGCTGGCCGACGAGTTCGTCGAGTACGCCGCCGACGCCGATATCGTCCACACCCACGACTGGTTCGGCTACGGGCCAGGCAAGGCGGCACAGGACGCCCACGACATCGAGTGGGTGACGACGTTTCACTCGCTGACCAGCGACCGCAATCGCATCCCTCCCGAGCGCGAGTTACAGACCGAACAACGAGTCGTCGACCGGTCTGATCACCTGATCGCCGTGAGCGAACTCACCCGCCGTGAAGTACAGGAACACTACGGCGGCGATTCCCGAGTCATCCACAACGGCTTCTCCAGCGTCGAGACCACCGGACGGGACGTCAAAGCGGAGCTAGATATCGACGGCGAGATGCTGTTTTTCGTCGGGCGACACACCCACCAGAAGGGAATCGAACACCTCGTCTACGCGCTGGATCGCCTCGACGCCGAGGACGTCACGCTCGTGGTCGGCGGAACCGGCCACCTCACCGAGCGACTGGAGCGCTTCGTCGAACTGCTGGGGGTCGAGGACATGGTCGAGTTCGTCGGCTACGTCCCCGAAGCGGAGCTGGGCGATTACTACGCCAGTGCCGACGCGTTCGTCTCGCCGTCGCTATCGGAACCGTTTGGCATCACGATCGTCGAAGCGCTGTCGGTCGGGACGCGAGTGGTCGCCTGTGAGTCTGGCGCGGCCGAAGTCCTGCCAGAGGGCTGCATCGTCGAGGTCGAACCGGACTCGCGGTCGATCGCGAACGGGATCAGACGCGCACTCGCGGCCGGCCCGTTACCCGATTACGAGGAGCGGACCTGGGAGACCGTCGCCGACGAACACGTCACGTTCTACCGCGAGATCCTCGCGGACTGA